A genomic segment from Sander vitreus isolate 19-12246 chromosome 3, sanVit1, whole genome shotgun sequence encodes:
- the mmp20b gene encoding matrix metalloproteinase-20: MHVMLLSCCVLVLLMPHLCLTAPTLMPERESSPSTEPQVDLKLATEYLQQYYNLQNDPMARIKRSGPSFTSKVKDMQIFFGLNATGMLDSVTLEMMRSPRCGVPDVEEYSHIQGTRWNKNVITYSIGRYTRDLPRNTVDSLVESAFSVWARASSLTFVRSHTRNADIMVEFVTNEHGDFYPFDGPRGTLAHAFGPGLGVGGDTHFDDDEHWTAGGTGFNLFVVAAHEFGHALGLKHSRNRKSLMYPTYKSSSSANLLSTEDVANINALYSPVRGPNLFSRFSWSSQNNPWLSGSLFPLLMQKQCASDLTFDAVSTLGDATFFFKERYLWIKHNEQYDIKEGPITNFMPKIKTSIDAAFWVPRRSTAYIIHESMFWTVKGSVVRGKPRLLSHFGFPAWVQDVDAAVHIVKTGRTLFFMHDTYWSYNENRRVMDFGYPKYISEDFPGVNTTINAAVHKEGFIYFFIGPQVYKYDYAQKHVVGVEKANSWLGC; the protein is encoded by the exons ATGCATGTCATGCTGCTTTCTTGCTGTGTCTTAGTCTTACTTATGCCTCATCTGTGTCTTACGGCGCCCACACTTATgccggagagagagagctctccTTCTACAGAACCACAGGTTGACTTGAAGCTGGCCACA GAATACCTCCAGCAGTACTACAACCTGCAAAACGACCCTATGGCGCGCATAAAGCGGAGCGGTCCCTCTTTTACCTCCAAGGTGAAAGATATGCAGATATTCTTTGGGCTCAATGCAACAGGCATGCTGGACTCAGTCACCCTGGAGATGATGAGGAGCCCTCGATGTGGCGTACCAGATGTAGAGGAGTACAGCCACATCCAGGGGACACGATGGAACAAGAATGTTATCACCTACAG CATTGGCAGGTACACCAGAGATTTGCCTCGCAACACTGTGGACTCTCTGGTTGAGTCAGCGTTCAGCGTTTGGGCCAGAGCCAGCAGTTTGACGTTTGTCAGGTCACACACCCGCAACGCTGACATcatggtggagtttgtgaccaACG AACATGGTGACTTTTATCCATTTGATGGACCCAGAGGCACACTGGCTCATGCTTTCGGTCCAGGGCTAGGCGTTGGAGGGGACACGCACTTTGATGACGATGAACACTGGACAGCAGGAGGGACAG GTTTCAATCTGTTTGTTGTAGCTGCACATGAATTTGGCCATGCTTTGGGCCTAAAGCACTCCAGAAACCGAAAGTCACTGATGTACCCAACCTACAAATCCTCCAGTTCAGCCAACCTGTTATCCACAGAAGATGTAGCAAACATCAATgcactttaca GTCCAGTCAGAGGTCCAAATTTATTTTCGAGGTTCAGCTGGAGCTCTCAGAACAACCCCTGGCTGTCAGGGTCGCTGTTCCCTCTGCTCATGCAGAAACAATGTGCTTCAGACCTGACCTTTGACGCTGTGTCAACGCTTGGGGAtgccacctttttttttaaagaaag ATACCTCTGGATTAAACATAATGAGCAATATGACATCAAAGAAGGTCCCATAACCAACTTTATGCCTAAGATTAAGACCAGCATTGATGCGGCCTTCTGGGTGCCTCGCAGATCCACTGCTTACATCATTCATG AATCCATGTTCTGGACAGTGAAAGGCTCTGTTGTGAGGGGCAAGCCTCGACTACTCAGCCACTTTGGATTTCCAGCCTGGGTTCAGGACGTTGATGCAGCAGTGCACATAGTGAAAACAGGACGCACCCTTTTCTTTATGCATGACACTTACTGGAG TTACAATGAAAACCGAAGGGTTATGGATTTTGGTTATCCAAAGTACATCAGCGAGGACTTTCCTGGAGTCAACACAACAATAAATGCAGCTGTTCATAAAGAGG GTTTCATCTACTTCTTCATCGGACCACAAGTCTACAAATATGACTACGCCCAGAAACATGTTGTTGGAGTTGAGAAAGCTAATTCCTGGCTTGGAtgttga